The proteins below come from a single Methyloprofundus sedimenti genomic window:
- the ectB gene encoding diaminobutyrate--2-oxoglutarate transaminase, with protein sequence MKIFEEIESEVQSYARSFPRIFNKAVGEFLYDEDGVEYLDFLAGAGTLNYGHNNPVFKEKLLQYIHDDGITHGLDLHTKAKEEFLNTFNEKILKPRNLDYVLQFTGPTGTNAVEAALKLARNVTGRENIIAFTNGFHGVSLGALAATGNSHHRGAAGVSLNGVSRMPFDGYLGEDIDTIAYLDKVLTDSSSGIDLPAAVIVETVQGEGGINAASLGWLKDLQATCKKHDVLLIVDDIQAGCGRTGTYFSFEEAGLYPDIVTLSKSLGGYGLPFAMVLIRPEIDQWKPGEHNGTFRGNSFAFVTAKAAIDTYWSDDTFSKEIKRKGEYVSKRLEAIIDQYGEGNFSTRGRGMFQGINCINSDLAGKITHKAFQKNMIIETSGADDQVVKFLCPLIISDANLKKGIDIVEQAIKEVCAKEDSIPEEKDYFATTA encoded by the coding sequence ATGAAAATATTTGAAGAAATCGAATCAGAAGTACAGTCTTATGCGCGCTCATTTCCACGTATTTTTAACAAAGCAGTCGGTGAATTTCTTTATGATGAAGATGGCGTTGAATATCTTGATTTTCTTGCGGGTGCGGGTACCTTAAATTATGGTCATAATAACCCTGTATTTAAGGAAAAATTACTCCAGTATATTCATGATGACGGAATTACTCATGGATTAGATCTGCATACCAAAGCTAAAGAAGAGTTCCTTAACACCTTTAACGAAAAAATTCTAAAACCGCGTAATCTGGATTATGTGCTGCAATTTACCGGACCTACTGGAACCAATGCAGTCGAAGCCGCGCTAAAATTAGCGCGAAATGTCACCGGGCGTGAAAATATTATTGCTTTTACCAATGGTTTCCACGGTGTGAGCCTGGGGGCATTAGCCGCTACAGGAAATTCTCACCATCGCGGAGCCGCAGGCGTGAGCCTTAATGGTGTGAGCCGTATGCCTTTTGATGGTTATTTGGGTGAAGATATCGATACCATCGCTTATTTGGATAAAGTACTTACTGATTCAAGTAGCGGTATTGACCTGCCTGCCGCGGTTATTGTTGAAACTGTTCAAGGTGAAGGTGGTATTAATGCGGCGAGCCTTGGATGGCTAAAGGATTTGCAAGCGACGTGTAAAAAGCATGATGTCTTATTAATTGTTGATGATATTCAAGCAGGATGTGGTCGCACCGGCACCTATTTTAGCTTTGAAGAAGCCGGTCTTTACCCTGATATCGTGACCCTTTCAAAATCATTAGGCGGCTATGGCTTACCTTTTGCGATGGTACTTATTCGTCCAGAAATAGATCAATGGAAACCCGGTGAGCATAATGGCACCTTCAGAGGCAATAGCTTTGCCTTTGTTACGGCAAAAGCGGCCATCGATACATACTGGTCAGATGATACATTTTCAAAAGAGATAAAGCGCAAAGGTGAATATGTTTCAAAACGTCTGGAAGCCATTATTGATCAATATGGGGAAGGTAATTTTAGTACTCGTGGGCGCGGTATGTTTCAGGGAATCAATTGCATTAACAGTGATTTGGCAGGAAAAATAACCCACAAAGCCTTTCAGAAAAACATGATTATTGAAACCAGCGGCGCCGATGATCAAGTGGTTAAGTTTCTATGCCCGCTTATTATTAGTGACGCAAACTTAAAAAAAGGCATCGATATCGTTGAGCAGGCGATAAAAGAGGTGTGCGCTAAGGAAGATTCGATTCCAGAAGAAAAAGATTATTTTGCTACCACTGCTTAA
- the ectA gene encoding diaminobutyrate acetyltransferase: MKYQLLAYFSIKYIIRCVYKFGAFNIKSLVIDLRQPLPEDGSQAFKLISQCPPLDTNSLYCNLLQCSHFSCTSVAAVAQDEVVGFISAYVVPDRPNTLFVWQVAVGTQARGQGLATRMLQHILDRPLCNDIRYLETTITESNQASWALFNGLSSKLNTELHSSVMFDRKQHLDNAHDTEMLVKIGPFNIRKEINNENI; this comes from the coding sequence TTGAAATATCAGCTTTTAGCATATTTTTCCATAAAATATATAATTAGATGTGTATACAAATTTGGTGCTTTTAATATTAAAAGTTTAGTTATAGATCTACGTCAGCCTTTACCAGAAGATGGTTCACAGGCATTTAAACTAATTTCTCAATGCCCCCCGTTAGATACAAATTCCTTATATTGCAATTTATTGCAATGCAGTCATTTTTCCTGTACTTCAGTAGCCGCTGTTGCTCAAGATGAAGTGGTAGGATTTATCTCAGCCTATGTTGTTCCTGATAGACCGAATACATTGTTTGTCTGGCAAGTGGCCGTCGGCACGCAGGCACGCGGCCAGGGGCTTGCAACACGTATGTTACAACACATACTTGATCGCCCACTTTGCAATGACATCAGGTATCTTGAAACAACTATTACCGAATCAAATCAGGCCTCTTGGGCTTTATTCAACGGCCTGTCCAGCAAGTTAAATACCGAACTTCACAGCTCAGTTATGTTTGATCGCAAGCAACATCTTGATAATGCTCATGACACTGAAATGTTAGTGAAGATTGGTCCGTTTAATATAAGAAAGGAAATTAATAATGAAAATATTTGA
- a CDS encoding MarR family winged helix-turn-helix transcriptional regulator — MQITKGVLLKRIEEVLIALRRVIRATDLHSKYLEKTTGLTAPQILLLQAISTMGQATIGELANKISLSQATVTTILDRLEKRNLITRQRSEQDKRKVHAYLTEEASKVLINAPLPLQDQFTQQFTDLHEWEKTMIISSLQRVAQMMDAQDIDASPVLDIGLIDRQCTELNNSKTLIKEDKI, encoded by the coding sequence TTGCAAATAACCAAAGGTGTGCTTTTGAAGCGAATTGAAGAAGTACTCATTGCTCTGCGTCGTGTGATAAGAGCAACTGATCTGCACTCAAAATATCTTGAAAAAACAACCGGGCTAACGGCCCCGCAAATTTTGTTACTGCAAGCGATTAGCACGATGGGTCAAGCAACGATAGGTGAACTGGCTAATAAAATAAGCCTTAGTCAAGCAACAGTGACAACGATTTTGGATAGACTCGAAAAGCGTAACCTAATTACTCGCCAACGTTCGGAACAAGATAAACGAAAAGTACATGCTTACCTAACAGAGGAGGCGTCTAAGGTACTGATAAATGCGCCACTACCACTACAAGACCAATTTACTCAACAGTTCACTGATCTTCACGAATGGGAAAAGACCATGATTATTTCGTCGCTACAGCGTGTTGCTCAGATGATGGATGCACAAGATATTGATGCATCTCCAGTTCTGGATATTGGACTTATAGACAGACAATGCACAGAACTTAACAATAGTAAGACGCTAATTAAAGAAGATAAGATCTAA
- a CDS encoding ABC transporter ATP-binding protein, which translates to MAPAQIENTEAPPLPATSFGFCFRYVTAYLWGILLMAALEAGQAACSILLPYAIKQIMDAVTLAHTLKIDVWTKVESPLWLFGLLNLGIVLFSRASGSILIMLGPTLRLRVRRELFAYLQHHSQRYFLSHFAGSLANRISEVSLGVANVIWTVLFDFWPLIISFSVSLILLIGVNLELALTLGLWIAVYVLISFLLALRCRQYAQKYAAARSMVSGKIVDSVTNIMNAKLFARREYEQTYLGGYLNTEVKIARQTFWFMERIRWFQFIAAMILMLGIIGYALKIWSANAMTVGEFAMAASLSLMLIEQARGLSRRFLEFFEYTGNINDGVSQIIQPHEILDPVNAKNLIVKSGTIKFHKVDFSYVAGKPVFQNLNISIKSGEKVGLVGFSGSGKSSLLNLILRLFEPQSGSILIDQQNIHSVSQESLRNNIAMIPQDPMLFHRTLMENIRYGRLDASDNEVIEASKKAHAHEFIMDTEEGYESLVGERGVKLSGGQRQRIALARAILKNSSILLLDEATSALDSITERLIQESLVYLMRHKTVMVIAHRLSTLSHLDRILVFHQGQIIENGSHAELLRLNGHYAKLWSMQAGGFLPEAADIQVRS; encoded by the coding sequence GTGGCCCCTGCACAGATAGAAAATACTGAAGCCCCTCCTTTGCCAGCAACATCCTTCGGATTTTGTTTTCGCTATGTTACCGCTTACCTGTGGGGTATATTGCTGATGGCTGCACTTGAGGCGGGGCAGGCCGCTTGTTCTATATTGCTTCCCTATGCAATAAAACAAATTATGGATGCTGTTACCCTTGCTCATACACTCAAAATAGACGTATGGACCAAGGTAGAATCACCCCTTTGGTTATTTGGCTTGTTAAATCTAGGTATCGTGCTATTTTCACGAGCAAGCGGATCCATTTTGATAATGCTTGGACCGACATTGCGCCTGCGTGTGCGCCGTGAATTATTCGCCTATTTACAGCACCATTCCCAGCGCTACTTTCTAAGCCATTTCGCAGGTTCTTTGGCTAATCGAATCAGTGAAGTATCACTGGGCGTTGCCAATGTAATCTGGACCGTGTTATTTGATTTTTGGCCACTGATCATTTCTTTCAGTGTCTCCCTGATTTTACTGATAGGCGTTAATCTTGAACTGGCTTTAACTCTGGGTTTGTGGATTGCGGTGTATGTGCTGATTTCTTTTTTACTGGCACTACGTTGTCGACAGTATGCTCAAAAATACGCTGCAGCAAGAAGCATGGTGAGTGGCAAGATCGTTGATTCTGTGACTAATATCATGAACGCAAAATTGTTTGCCCGGCGTGAATATGAGCAAACTTACCTGGGTGGTTACCTGAATACAGAAGTCAAAATTGCCCGGCAGACTTTTTGGTTTATGGAACGCATACGCTGGTTTCAGTTTATTGCCGCTATGATATTGATGCTCGGGATTATTGGTTACGCACTCAAAATATGGAGTGCGAATGCTATGACCGTGGGTGAGTTTGCCATGGCGGCGAGCCTGTCATTAATGCTGATTGAACAAGCTCGAGGTTTGAGTCGACGCTTTCTTGAGTTTTTTGAATATACCGGAAATATCAATGACGGGGTAAGTCAAATCATACAACCTCATGAAATTCTGGATCCGGTTAATGCAAAAAATTTAATAGTAAAATCAGGCACTATTAAATTTCATAAAGTTGACTTTAGTTACGTGGCAGGAAAACCGGTTTTTCAGAACCTGAATATATCGATTAAATCTGGAGAAAAAGTCGGACTGGTTGGATTTTCAGGGAGTGGTAAAAGTAGTTTACTGAATCTCATTTTGCGTCTATTTGAACCCCAATCCGGAAGTATTTTAATAGATCAGCAGAATATCCATTCGGTTTCTCAGGAAAGTTTGCGCAATAACATTGCCATGATTCCTCAGGATCCGATGTTGTTTCATCGTACACTCATGGAAAATATTCGCTATGGCCGACTAGATGCGTCCGATAATGAAGTCATAGAAGCCTCTAAAAAAGCACATGCCCATGAATTTATAATGGATACCGAAGAGGGTTATGAGTCTCTGGTGGGAGAGCGTGGTGTTAAATTATCAGGAGGGCAGCGGCAGCGCATTGCTCTGGCGCGAGCTATTCTAAAAAACAGCTCAATTTTATTACTTGATGAAGCGACCAGTGCTCTGGATTCCATCACAGAAAGGCTCATTCAGGAAAGTCTCGTTTACCTGATGCGGCATAAAACAGTAATGGTTATTGCACATCGACTGTCAACCCTGTCTCATCTTGACCGCATTCTGGTTTTTCACCAGGGACAAATTATTGAAAATGGCAGCCACGCCGAATTACTTCGCCTAAATGGTCACTACGCAAAACTATGGTCTATGCAGGCAGGCGGTTTTCTTCCTGAAGCAGCAGACATTCAAGTTCGATCTTAA
- a CDS encoding acetoin utilization protein AcuC: MSRHHCCVYLGDDLARYSFANDHPFGPMRYQVFAQEFYQQFLQEKVDILPPQKAPQSILELFHTHDYVEQVKQQSRQGIGYLDQGDTPAFIGMYEAASFVVGTVCDAVDRIISNEYQHAFIPIAGLHHARRHIAAGFCVYNDCGVAIEYLRNKYNIQRIAYIDIDAHHGDGVFYSFENDPELIFVDLHEDGHFLYPGTGAESETGKDRAVGTKLNIPMPPHSNDEAFMQAWESVEEFLLKHGADFILLQCGADSIKGDPITHMEYSEKAHAYAAERLCILASQLCHNKFIAMGGGGYNHRNIAKTWTAVVSRMAHKY, encoded by the coding sequence ATGAGCCGACACCACTGCTGTGTCTATCTTGGCGACGATTTAGCCCGTTATAGCTTTGCTAATGACCATCCTTTTGGCCCGATGCGGTATCAAGTATTTGCACAAGAATTCTACCAACAATTCCTGCAAGAAAAAGTCGACATACTGCCGCCACAAAAGGCGCCACAAAGTATCCTGGAATTATTTCACACACACGATTATGTCGAACAGGTAAAACAACAATCCAGACAGGGTATCGGCTATTTAGATCAGGGAGACACTCCTGCATTTATTGGCATGTACGAAGCAGCCTCGTTTGTGGTGGGCACAGTCTGTGATGCAGTAGATCGCATTATCAGCAATGAATATCAACACGCATTTATTCCGATAGCAGGCTTACATCATGCACGACGCCACATAGCAGCAGGCTTCTGTGTATATAACGATTGTGGTGTGGCTATCGAGTACCTGCGTAACAAATATAATATTCAACGTATTGCCTATATTGATATTGATGCCCATCATGGCGATGGCGTATTTTACAGTTTTGAAAATGACCCTGAACTTATCTTTGTTGATCTGCATGAAGATGGCCATTTTTTATACCCTGGCACAGGAGCAGAATCCGAAACAGGTAAAGACAGGGCAGTCGGCACAAAACTCAATATTCCCATGCCCCCGCACTCAAATGACGAGGCTTTTATGCAGGCATGGGAATCTGTAGAAGAATTCCTGTTAAAACACGGTGCCGATTTTATTCTCTTGCAATGCGGGGCCGACAGCATAAAAGGCGATCCTATTACGCATATGGAATACAGCGAAAAAGCACATGCCTATGCAGCTGAAAGACTTTGTATATTAGCCAGTCAACTGTGTCACAACAAATTTATTGCAATGGGCGGCGGTGGATATAATCATAGGAATATCGCTAAAACCTGGACAGCTGTGGTATCCCGTATGGCTCACAAATATTAA
- a CDS encoding polysaccharide biosynthesis protein, translating to MFNSYFAFRSRLTIATHDAFMVACAWLLAFWFRFDLELIPSDYLKNALVHLPYVIISQSIIFWYFGLYKGVWRFSSLPDLIRIFKAVFFGVFFIAGSLFVYNRLAFMPRSVLPLYTSFLLLLLSIPRLFYRYYKDGVKHESAAQRALIIGAGAAGEMLARDLLQDEVSLLPIAFVDDDKRKKGRSIRGLQVLFDTNLIAEYTAKLNVDIILIAIPSASEIEMRGIVEACEQAQVPFKTLPSVKELLSNTVSKGNLRDVAIDDILGREPVNLNWTQIKSSLSGKRILITGGGGSIGSELCRQLARVSPESLIIYEHSEFNLYQIQSTLKKSFPDLKLSAILGDVSDRTAVEELIRNEKPDIIFHAAAYKHVPLLEGQVLAAVTNNLIGTKNVAEVALAENVERFVLISTDKAVNPSNIMGATKRAAEILCQNLNTRAEHTSFITVRFGNVLDSAGSVVPLFREQIKTGGPVTVTHADVTRFFMTIPEACRLIMNAEAVGAGGEIYVLDMGKAIKISYLAEQMIQLSGLSVGSDIKIEYIGLRAGEKLHEELFHEQEQLLGTGFEKLFLAKARRYEQDVWEQQMENLLAACKSRNSANILEQLKQLVPEFNNVDE from the coding sequence GTGTTCAATAGTTACTTTGCATTTAGATCACGCTTAACCATCGCAACCCACGATGCCTTTATGGTGGCATGCGCCTGGCTACTAGCTTTCTGGTTCCGTTTTGATTTAGAACTTATACCCAGTGATTATCTCAAAAATGCCTTAGTTCATTTACCCTATGTCATTATTAGTCAATCAATTATTTTCTGGTATTTTGGTTTATATAAAGGTGTCTGGCGTTTTTCTTCATTACCCGATTTAATCAGAATTTTTAAGGCCGTCTTTTTCGGCGTTTTCTTTATTGCCGGGAGCCTATTCGTTTATAACCGACTAGCCTTTATGCCGCGCTCAGTACTACCACTCTATACCAGTTTTTTATTACTATTGTTAAGCATTCCCCGCTTGTTTTATCGCTACTATAAAGATGGGGTAAAACACGAATCAGCGGCCCAGCGTGCACTAATTATTGGCGCAGGTGCCGCAGGAGAAATGCTGGCAAGAGACTTATTACAAGACGAGGTCTCTTTATTGCCGATCGCCTTTGTGGATGATGATAAAAGAAAAAAAGGGCGGTCAATACGAGGTTTACAGGTTCTTTTCGATACTAATTTAATCGCTGAATATACAGCAAAACTGAATGTCGATATTATTCTGATTGCCATCCCGTCTGCATCTGAAATAGAAATGCGTGGCATTGTTGAGGCTTGTGAACAGGCCCAGGTCCCCTTCAAAACCTTACCTTCTGTTAAAGAATTACTTTCTAATACTGTTTCTAAAGGAAATTTAAGGGATGTTGCCATTGATGATATTTTAGGGCGTGAACCAGTCAATCTGAACTGGACCCAAATTAAATCCAGCCTATCGGGCAAAAGAATTTTAATTACCGGAGGAGGAGGCTCTATAGGTTCCGAACTTTGTCGCCAACTCGCTAGGGTTTCGCCAGAATCATTAATTATTTATGAACATTCTGAATTTAACCTGTATCAAATCCAGTCAACATTAAAAAAGAGCTTTCCTGATTTAAAGCTTAGTGCAATTTTAGGTGATGTATCTGATCGAACTGCAGTAGAAGAGCTTATTCGCAATGAAAAACCTGACATAATTTTTCATGCAGCAGCTTATAAACATGTGCCTTTATTAGAAGGACAGGTCTTAGCCGCTGTGACTAATAATTTAATAGGCACAAAAAATGTCGCTGAAGTAGCACTCGCTGAAAATGTTGAACGCTTTGTTTTAATATCTACCGATAAAGCAGTAAATCCAAGCAATATTATGGGAGCAACCAAACGTGCGGCAGAAATTTTATGTCAAAATCTAAATACCCGGGCGGAACACACTTCATTTATAACAGTCCGCTTTGGTAACGTGCTCGATTCGGCAGGCAGTGTAGTACCTTTATTTAGAGAACAAATTAAAACCGGAGGTCCCGTTACCGTTACACATGCTGATGTGACGCGTTTTTTTATGACCATACCTGAAGCCTGTCGGCTTATTATGAACGCTGAAGCAGTCGGTGCCGGCGGTGAAATCTATGTACTGGATATGGGCAAGGCAATCAAGATTAGCTACCTCGCCGAACAAATGATTCAACTAAGCGGCTTAAGCGTCGGTTCAGATATTAAAATTGAATATATCGGCCTGCGCGCAGGGGAGAAATTACATGAAGAACTATTTCATGAGCAAGAGCAATTATTAGGCACCGGATTTGAAAAGCTCTTTTTAGCAAAAGCTCGACGCTATGAGCAGGATGTATGGGAGCAACAAATGGAAAATTTACTCGCGGCATGCAAAAGCCGCAATTCTGCAAATATACTAGAGCAACTAAAACAATTAGTGCCTGAGTTTAATAATGTGGACGAATAG
- a CDS encoding DEAD/DEAH box helicase: MTSEVLSLPKFSDLKLIDPLFKALNEVGYENPSPIQALTIPLILEGRDVLGQAQTGTGKTAAFALPLLSKLDIKQKDPQVLVLAPTRELAIQVAEAFQKYAKYIKDFHVAPIYGGQDYSGQLRMLRRGAHVVVGTPGRVMDHMRKGTLKLENLTCLVLDEADEMLRMGFIDDVEWVLEQLPKQRQIALFSATMPTAIRRIADNYLHNPEHVTIKVKTTTAETIRQRYWTVSGMHKLDALTRILEAETFDGMIIFVRTKNSTIELAEKLEARGFSAAAINGDLAQNQREKTIEKLKNGKLDILVATDVAARGLDVQRISHVINYDIPYDTEAYVHRIGRTGRAGRTGDAILFVAPREKRMLGAIERATRQRIELMEMPSTEMINDKRVNRFKQQITDTLATEELEFYNKIIEQYETEHDVPANEIAAALAKLVQGDEPLLLKKPAKTKEHSDGGRDRGRDRSRSSDGEGERTSSKRRKGSAALQGSMQRYRIEVGKDHGAKPGNIVGAIANEAGLNGKEIGQIDMHAEFSIVDLPKGMPDEVFNGLKATRVAGQKLNIAPVKDGEVPRQNKDSHRSGEKTDKKPRRNPRKSKSS, translated from the coding sequence ATGACCTCCGAAGTATTATCACTTCCAAAATTTTCCGATTTAAAACTTATTGATCCGCTATTTAAAGCTCTGAATGAAGTTGGCTATGAAAATCCGTCACCGATTCAGGCACTGACCATTCCACTAATTCTGGAAGGCAGAGATGTGCTTGGACAGGCACAGACTGGAACCGGTAAAACTGCCGCATTTGCTTTACCTTTATTGTCAAAATTAGACATCAAACAAAAGGATCCTCAAGTTCTGGTTTTAGCGCCTACGCGTGAATTAGCGATACAGGTTGCTGAAGCCTTTCAAAAATACGCAAAATATATTAAAGATTTTCATGTGGCACCGATTTACGGAGGACAAGATTATTCCGGACAATTGCGTATGTTAAGGCGTGGTGCTCATGTTGTCGTTGGCACGCCTGGGCGTGTTATGGACCATATGCGCAAAGGTACTTTAAAGCTAGAGAACTTAACATGCCTGGTATTAGATGAAGCAGATGAAATGCTACGTATGGGTTTTATCGACGATGTCGAATGGGTATTAGAGCAGTTGCCCAAGCAACGTCAAATTGCCTTGTTTTCAGCAACAATGCCAACAGCTATTCGTCGTATTGCTGATAACTATTTGCATAATCCTGAACACGTTACTATTAAAGTTAAAACCACGACAGCCGAAACTATTCGTCAGCGATACTGGACAGTGAGCGGGATGCATAAGCTGGATGCATTAACACGTATTTTAGAGGCAGAAACTTTTGATGGCATGATCATTTTTGTGCGCACTAAAAACTCAACTATCGAATTAGCAGAAAAATTAGAAGCACGCGGTTTTTCAGCAGCAGCGATTAATGGTGATTTAGCGCAAAATCAACGTGAAAAAACCATTGAAAAATTAAAAAATGGCAAACTGGATATTCTTGTAGCTACGGATGTTGCTGCCCGTGGTCTGGATGTGCAGCGTATCAGCCATGTTATTAACTATGATATACCTTATGATACAGAAGCCTATGTGCATCGTATTGGCCGCACAGGGCGTGCAGGCAGAACTGGTGATGCGATTTTATTTGTTGCACCACGTGAAAAACGCATGTTAGGCGCAATTGAACGTGCAACCAGGCAGCGTATCGAACTGATGGAAATGCCTTCCACGGAAATGATTAACGATAAGCGAGTTAATCGCTTTAAACAACAGATTACTGATACTTTAGCAACAGAAGAGTTAGAGTTTTACAATAAAATCATTGAACAATATGAAACAGAACACGACGTTCCAGCCAATGAGATTGCTGCTGCCTTAGCGAAACTGGTACAAGGTGATGAACCGCTATTATTGAAAAAGCCTGCTAAAACGAAAGAGCATTCTGATGGTGGTCGTGATCGAGGCCGTGATCGTAGTCGTAGCAGCGATGGTGAAGGTGAAAGAACTTCAAGCAAGCGTCGTAAAGGAAGCGCTGCACTACAAGGCAGTATGCAACGTTATCGTATAGAAGTTGGTAAAGACCATGGTGCAAAGCCAGGTAATATCGTCGGTGCGATTGCTAATGAGGCGGGGCTGAATGGTAAAGAAATCGGACAGATTGATATGCATGCTGAATTTAGTATTGTCGATTTGCCGAAAGGTATGCCAGATGAAGTTTTTAATGGTTTGAAGGCAACTCGTGTTGCCGGACAAAAACTGAATATTGCACCTGTTAAGGATGGTGAAGTTCCTAGACAGAATAAAGACTCGCATAGAAGTGGAGAAAAAACGGATAAAAAGCCCCGCAGAAATCCACGCAAAAGTAAATCTTCTTAA